A region of the Desulfobacter postgatei 2ac9 genome:
TTATATCAATAATTTTTCCTTACCCGCAGCATTTTTTATACTTTTTCCCGCTTCCGCATGGGCAAGGGTCATTGCGGGCGATTTTTGTTTCGACGTTCGTTTGCTTTGTCGGATTTAATAAAATTTGCAAATCCGTAATATTCTATAGCTTACCCGGCGCCAAATCAATTGAAAAGCTCATTGATGTTCTTTAAATATTGCTGTCACTTCTTTTAATATTTATTCGGTCTGCCCCGAAACAGCAGGCGGCTTCTTCTCTGTACCTGATTTTCTTGTTTTTATACCGCTAAAGTTTTTTGAGTGTAACCCTTTGGGTCAGTTTTCTGATTTATATTGACATGAATATGGTACGAACAGGCGTCGTCTCCCATCCATCAGAATGGCGATGGAGCGGTTACAATGAAATGCAACATCCCAAAATTTTTTAGACTTATTAATGTTGGATATATATCTTGGAATTTTGGAGCGGTTGTATTTGAGGATAGATGAAAATGAAAAAGCCCCTGAGTAATAATCTACTCAGGGGCTAAAATGTCACAAAGATAAAATGGTATTTTAAATCACAGTCACATTTGCAGCTGATGGTCCTTTGGGACCGTCTTCAATGTCGAATGATACGTGATCACCTTCATTGAGAACTTTAAAGCCGGATGCATTGATGCCTGAATGATGCACAAACACATCTTTGCCGCCACCTGCATGTTCAATAAATCCAAAACCTTTTGACTCGCTAAACCATTTTACTATACCGTTTGACATATAAGTATTCTCCTAAACAAAAATAAAAATAAATCGTCTCGATCTTAAAGAATAATCACTGATTTCTCGGGGAAAATATCTAAGGAAGAAACTCAAGCACTTTAAAGTAGTGCAATAGTTGAGGAGTATACAGTAATCGGTGAGTATGTCAAGGGAATTAAATTTTTGTCTCACAGTACGGTCCAGGTTTTCCAGGGTGAAAACTCCGGCTGGTTGACCAGGCTTGAATTCACCACCACCCGGATACCCTGGATGGTCAGGGATCTCTCGGCAATGGGCGTGGCTGCCAGCAGGAGATAACGTTTCTCTTCCAGGGCTCTGTTCATCTGCCCCAGCACAGAGGCCTGCAATGCCGGGAAAATCTTTTACCTTGCGGGGCAGCATTGAAAGACCGTTTTCCAAATGGCGGGTCATCACAAGGTGTTTCTGCGTATCGTTAAAGATGTTTGCCACTTGTATCTGTTTTTGTTTTCAGATACAAGAAAACCTTAAATTCTAAACATAAGGATCGCCCATGACCCGGACAAGAAAACAGAATATTATCCCCAAAGAGCAGGCCGTTTTCTGGATGGACAACGACGGCACCTGGCACAATGAACACGGGAAACTGGAACACCCCAAAATTATAAAATATTTCAATCAATCCATCCAAAAAGACGACCAGGGATATTTTTTACGCCAGAATATAACTAATGATGTTGAAGAAAAGGTCTATTTCCCTTATGAAGAGACGGCTGTTTTTGTGGTGGAGCTTGTCAAAAAAAACGCCGGCATTGAATTGACCTTAAATACCCTTGACACCATTGCCCTTGAGCCTGAAGCCCTTTACATAAAAGCGGACGCCCTGTTTATGGAAACCGACACCCATCTGATCAAATTCACCCAGAATTCCCTGGCAAAGATGACCGCTTTTTTAACAGACACTCCCCAGGGTCTGGCATTGAAACTTGGCCAGACACAGACCGTTATCCGTGAAAAATAAATCAGCCTTTTGGGGTATGATGATGAATCTTTTCAGATTTTGCATCGTCCGCACTTACCTGGCCATCAGGTATTTTTTTCACTGGATCACGCGCACGGGCAGTTTTGCTCCGGGCCAGGCAAGGCATATCACTCCGTCCCCAGGACTGTCCAAAGGGCCAGGCCTTCCGGCTGCCCTGTTTCGCCACCATGTCAAACAATACCATGAATCTTCGTGTTCCGTGGCGTCGGTGGTCTGTGTGGTCAATGTGTTAAGGGAGCGGTACGAATCCCCCGGTCCGACGATTACCCAGCAGGCCATTCTGGAAAAAGTGAGAACAGCCCACTGGAAAGAGCGCATGGAACCGGGCGGATACGAGGGACGGCGGGGGTTGCCGCTGGCGGTTCTTTCGGCTGTGGTGAAAGACAGTCTTGTGGCCTATAGTATCCCCTTTAAAAAGGTTGAAATGATCCGGGGTTCCTTAAACCAGCGCAGGGCCAGGGTAAGGCAGCAGATTCTTGGGCACCTTAAAAAATTTCAATTTTTCAATAGTTGTCTGATTATTGCCCATTTTGACCAGGGTGCGTTTATAAAGGAATTGAACATTCCCCATATTTCGCCTGTGGGAGGCTTTGATCCGTCAACCGGTTTTGTCACCATCCTGGATGTTGACCCGGACCAGAAGTTTTCCTACCGCATCCCCTTCAATACCTTTTACAAAGGTATCTCCACCCCATACGCCGGGGTGTTCAGGCCTTTTGGGTATGACCGGGGAGGGGTTGTTGTCATTCATCTGAATTAAGGGTGGAGGCCCGGCAGCATAAGCGTTTCAAGCCGTTCGCGCAGGACGTCAAAATCCTCATTTTTTTCCCCGTAGATATGGATGGGATCTAAAAAACGCAGCCGGACTTTGGCAAAGGGCTTGGGTATCATGAAGCGGTCCCAGGAATTAAAAAACCATGCCTGATGCGAATCG
Encoded here:
- a CDS encoding SEC-C metal-binding domain-containing protein, translated to MQILLNPTKQTNVETKIARNDPCPCGSGKKYKKCCG
- a CDS encoding cold-shock protein, producing the protein MSNGIVKWFSESKGFGFIEHAGGGKDVFVHHSGINASGFKVLNEGDHVSFDIEDGPKGPSAANVTVI
- a CDS encoding phytochelatin synthase family protein, whose translation is MKNKSAFWGMMMNLFRFCIVRTYLAIRYFFHWITRTGSFAPGQARHITPSPGLSKGPGLPAALFRHHVKQYHESSCSVASVVCVVNVLRERYESPGPTITQQAILEKVRTAHWKERMEPGGYEGRRGLPLAVLSAVVKDSLVAYSIPFKKVEMIRGSLNQRRARVRQQILGHLKKFQFFNSCLIIAHFDQGAFIKELNIPHISPVGGFDPSTGFVTILDVDPDQKFSYRIPFNTFYKGISTPYAGVFRPFGYDRGGVVVIHLN